In a single window of the Erinaceus europaeus chromosome 21, mEriEur2.1, whole genome shotgun sequence genome:
- the TMEM43 gene encoding transmembrane protein 43 produces the protein MCRHAGRGRGRECPGSSWRCSQLRAPGSALLSTPRSAKRADGMAANYSSTSHRKEHVRTTTEAQPGFLERLSETSGGMLVGLLTFLLSFYLIFTNEGRALKSASSLAEGLSLVVSPDSIHTVAPENEGRLVHVIGALRTSKLLSDPNYGVHLPAVKLRRQVEMYQWVETEETREYTEDGQVKTERRFSYNTEWRSEIINSRNFDRELGHKNPSAMAVESFTASAPFVQIGRFFLSAGLIEKVDNFKPLSLSKMEDPHVDIVRRGDHFYHSENPKYPEVGDLRVSFSYAGLSSDHPDLGPAHVVTVIARQRGDQLGPYSTKSGDTLLLLHHGDFSAEEVFRREQKSNALKTWGLRAAGWVAMFMGLNLMTRILYTLVDWFPIFRDLVNIGLKAFAFCVATSLTLLTVAAGWLFYRPLWAALLGCLALLPLFIARARAPAKKLE, from the exons ATGTGCAGACACGCCGGCCGCGGGCGCGGGCGGGAGTGTCCAGGCTCTTCCTGGCGGTGTTCGCAACTCCGAGCGCCAGGCTCCGCTCTGCTGTCTACACCACGTTCCGCGAAGCGAGCCGACGGCATGGCGGCCAAC TATTCCAGCACAAGTCACAGGAAAGAGCACGTCAGAACCACCACAGAGGCCCAGCCGGGCTTTCTGGAGCGGCTGAGTGAGACGTCGGGGGGGATGTTGGTGGGGCTCTTGACCTTCCTGCTCTCCTTCTACTTGATCTTCACCAATGAG GGCCGGGCACTGAAGTCCGCCAGCTCCCTGGCTGAGGGGCTCTCGCTGGTGGTGTCCCCCGACAGCATCCACACTGTGGCCCCTGAGAACGAGGGCCGGCTGGTGCACGTCATCGGGGCCCTGCGCACGTCCAAG CTCCTGTCTGACCCCAACTATGGCGTCCACCTTCCAGCTGTGAAGCTGCGGCGGCAAGTGGAGATGTACCAGTGGGTGGAGACTGAGGAGACGAG GGAATACACGGAAGATGGGCAGGTGAAGACTGAGCGGAGGTTCTCCTACA ACACGGAGTGGAGGTCGGAAATCATCAACAGCAGGAACTTCGACCGAGAGCTCGGCCACAAAAACCCCAG CGCCATGGCAGTGGAGTCCTTTACGGCCTCGGCACCCTTCGTGCAGATTGGCAGGTTCTTCCTGTCGGCAG gcctcATCGAGAAAGTGGACAACTTCAAGCCCCTGAGCCTGTCCAAGATGGAAGACCCACATGTGGACATTGTCCGCCGGGGCGACCACTTCTACCACAGTGAAAACCCCAAGTACCCTGAG GTGGGAGACTTGCGAGTGTCCTTCTCCTACGCGGGGCTGAGCAGCGACCATCCGGACCTGGGCCCAGCTCACGTG GTCACGGTCATCGCCCGGCAGAGGGGTGACCAGCTTGGTCCTTACTCCACCAAGTCTGGGGACACCCTGCTTCTGCTGCACCATGGGGACTTCTCAGCAGAG GAGGTGTTTCGCAGAGAGCAGAAAAGCAACGCCCTGAAAACCTGGGGGTTGCGGGCGGCCGGCTGGGTAGCCATGTTCATGGGCCTCAACCTCATGACTCGGATCCTCTATACCCtgg TGGACTGGTTCCCCATCTTCCGAGACCTGGTCAACATCGGCCTGAAGGCCTTTGCCTTCTGTGTGGCCACCTCGCTGACCCTGCTGACTGTGGCCGCTGGCTGGCTCTTCTACCGCCCACTGTGGGCAGCGCTTCTTGGCTGTCTGGCCCTGCTGCCCCTTTTCATCGCCCGGGCACGGGCGCCCGCCAAGAAGCTGGAATAA